In a single window of the Solea senegalensis isolate Sse05_10M linkage group LG1, IFAPA_SoseM_1, whole genome shotgun sequence genome:
- the dtna gene encoding dystrobrevin alpha, which translates to MADRRQLFVEMRAQDLDSIRLSTYRTACKLRFVQKKCNLHLVDIWNVIEAFRENGLNTMDLNAELSVARLEMVLSTIFHQLNKRMPTTHQINVEQSISLLLNFLLAAYDPEGHGKISVFVVKMALATICGGKMLDKLRYIFSQISDSAGIMAYAQFDQFLREVLKLPMAVFEGPSFGYTEQAARTCFAQQKKVSLNTFLDTLMSDPPPQCLVWLPLMHRLANVENVFHPVECSYCHTESMMGFRYRCQQCHNYQLCQDCFWRGHASGSHSNQHQMKEYTSWKSPAKKLSRALSKSLSCASNREPLHPMFLEMPEKPLNLAHIVDTWPPRPVNITNDYSFSHSMPTSGNPYSTKNKNNDVEHIKPLTEAAPHLLKGKGLNYNLDVADRLADEHVLIGLYVKLLQNNPKTCLLESSNHQDEEHSLIARYAARLAADAAAQQQRIPTDLPCSLDANKQQRQLIAELESKNREILQEIQRLRLQHEEASLPPPDKGQQNPTLLAELRLLRQRKDELEQRMSSLQDSRRELMVQLEQLMMLLKLEEERRQATQGPGSPRSSPSHTISRSIPTPIHSDSAVTTPTHTPQDSLMGVGGDVQEAFAQGPRRNLRNDLLIAADSITNTMSSLVRELNSEGGSESESTADSDFGRSDLLATTSSDPFITYKTRMTSAADAESFENDLEQQLEDELKMEELMKHQQEPDKTCMVTLQQ; encoded by the exons ATGGCAGATAGAAGGCAACTGTTTGTCGAGATGA GGGCTCAGGATTTGGATTCCATACGATTATCAACATACAGAACAGCCTGCAAACTCAGATTTGTGCAGAAGAAATGCAATC TGCATCTGGTTGATATCTGGAATGTCATTGAGGCTTTTCGAGAGAATGGGCTCAACACCATGGACCTCAATGCGGAGCTCTCTGTGGCTCGTCTGGAGATGGTGCTGTCCACTATATTTCACCAGCTGAATAAACGCATGCCCACCACCCACCAGATCAATGTGGAGCAGTCCATCAGCCTGCTGCTGAACTTCCTGCTGGCGGCCTATGACCC GGAGGGCCATGGCAAGATATCTGTCTTCGTTGTGAAGATGGCACTAGCAACCATCTGTGGTGGGAAAATGCTGGACAAATTAAGAT ATATTTTTTCACAGATATCAGATTCTGCTGGAATAATGGCATACGCACAGTTTGACCAATTTCTGAGGGAGGTTCTCAAATTACCGATGGCGGTTTTTGAGGGGCCTTCATTTGGTTACACAGAACAAGCAGCGAGAACCTGCTTTGCACAGCAG AAAAAGGTCTCGCTCAACACATTCCTCGATACGTTGATGTCAGACCCGCCCCCTCAGTGTCTGGTTTGGTTGCCGCTCATGCATCGGCTCGCCAACGTGGAGAACG TCTTTCACCCGGTCGAGTGCTCCTACTGCCATACTGAGAGTATGATGGGCTTCCGCTACCGCTGCCAGCAATGTCATAATTACCAGCTCTGTCAGGACTGCTTCTGGAGGGGGCATGCCAGTGGTTCCCATAGCAACCAGCACCAAATGAAGGAGTATACGTCATGG AAATCCCCTGCTAAGAAGTTATCCCGCGCACTCAGTAAGTCACTGAGCTGTGCATCCAACAGAGAGCCTCTTCACCCCATGTTTCTCGAAATGCCAGAGAAACCGCTCAACCTAGCTCATATTGT AGACACgtg GCCTCCTAGACCTGTAAACATCACCAATGACTACTCATTCTCCCACTCCATGCCTACATCAGGGAACCCGTACTCCACCAAAAA CAAGAATAATGATGTTGAGCACATAAAGCCCTTGACTGAGGCTGCTCCACATCTGTTGAAAGGGAAAGG GTTGAACTACAACCTTGATGTTGCCGATAGACTTGCAGACGAACATGTTCTGATTGGCCTCTATGTGAAACTCCTCCAAAACAACCCCAAAACCTG TTTGCTAGAGAGCAGTAACCATCAAGATGAAGAGCACAGTCTCATTGCCCGCTACGCTGCTCGACTGGCTGCTGATGCTGCG GCTCAACAGCAGCGGATCCCCACAGACCTTCCCTGCTCTCTGGATGCCAACAAACAGCAGAGGCAGCTCATTGCTGAGCTTGAGAGCAAAAACAG agaaatcctgcaggAAATCCAGCGTCTGCGTCTCCAGCATGAGGAGGCCTCCTTGCCACCTCCTGACAAGGGTCAGCAGAATCCCACTCTGCTGGCTGAGCTTCGACTTCTCAG GCAACGCAAAGATGAGCTGGAACAAAGAATGTCTAGTCTCCAGGACAGTCGCAGGGAACTCATGGTGCAGCTGGAGCAGCTAATGATGCTTCTCAAG cTGGAGGAGGAACGGAGACAAGCT acTCAGGGCCCGGGCTCTCCACGCTCTTCCCCCAGCCACACCATCAGCCGCTCAATCCCCACACCGATCCACTCAGACTCTGCTGTCACGACCCCGACTCACACACCTCAGGACTCACTCATGGGCGTGGGCGGGGACGTCCAGGAAGCCTTCGCTCAGG GTCCGAGGAGAAATCTGAGAAATGACCTGCTCATCGCTGCTGATTCCATCACCAACACAATGTCGTCACTGGTCAGGGAACTCAATTCAG AGGGTGGAAGTGAGAGTGAGAGCACTGCAGATTCAGACTTTGGACGCAGTGACCTGTTGGCAACGACCTCCTCAGATCCCTTCATCACATATAAAACAAG GATGACCAGTGCTGCAGATGCAGAGAGCTTTGAGAACGACCtagagcagcagctggaggacgaGCTGAAGATGGAGGAGCTAATGAAGCACCAGCAGGAGCCAGACAAAACATGCATG GTGACTCTGCAGCAGTGA
- the mapre2 gene encoding microtubule-associated protein RP/EB family member 2 isoform X1, translated as MPGPTQALSPNGENNNDIVPDNGTNIIPYRKNTVRGERAYSWGMAVNVYSTSITQETMSRHDITAWVNDILCLNYTKVEQLSSGAAYCQFMDLLFPGCISLKKVKFQAKLEHEYIHNFKLLQASFKRMNVDKIIPVEKLVKGRFQDNLDFIQWFKKFYDANYDGKEYDPVAARQGQDAIPPPDPGEQIFNLPKKSHHAASSPTAGASRSTSTTPKTATPTSRPSSAKKVPAITTPAKGEKDLEAQVTQLTEEVNHLQSTLKGVVSERDYYFSKLRDVETLCQEHVDENAELVARLMEILYASEEQDTVEEAEGDGQEVDQQGQEEEQDEY; from the exons ATGCCCGGTCCCACCCAAGCCCTTTCCCCAAATGGAGAGAATAACAACGACATCGTCCCGGACAACGGCACCAACATCATTCCTTACAGGAAAAATACAGTGCGGGGAGAGCGCGCCTACAG TTGGGGGATGGCGGTCAACGTATATTCTACCTCAATTACCCAGGAGACTATGAGCAGGCATGACATTACTGCCTGGGTAAACGATATTCTCTGCTTAAACTATACGAAAGTGGAGCAGCTCTCCTCAG GAGCTGCTTATTGCCAGTTCATGGATCTGCTCTTCCCTGGCTGCATCAGTCTTAAGAAGGTTAAGTTTCAAGCCAAACTGGAGCATGAGTACATCCACAATTTTAAGCTGTTGCAGGCGTCCTTCAAAAGAATGAATGTGGACAAG ATCATTCCTGTAGAGAAACTGGTCAAAGGCAGATTTCAGGACAATCTTGATTTCATCCAGTGGTTTAAGAAGTTTTATGATGCCAATTACGATGGTAAAGAATATGACCCAGTTGCAGCCAGACAGGGTCAGGATGCCATCCCACCACCTGACCCCGGAGAGCAGATCTTTAATCTGCCGAAGAAGTCTCACCACGCAGCCAGCTCTCCCACTGCAG GAGCGTCAAGGTCAACCTCGACCACCCCCAAAACCGCAACACCGACATCCCGACCCTCTTCAGCCAAAAAGGTCCCTGCAATTACAACTCCAGCCAAAGGGGAGAAAGACCTGGAAGCACAGGTCACACAGCTTACAGAGGAG GTGAACCACTTACAGTCGACACTGAAAGGGGTGGTGAGTGAGAGGGACTACTACTTCAGTAAGCTGCGAGATGTGGAGACGTTGTGCCAGGAACATGTTGACGAAAATGCTGAGCTGGTGGCACGGCTAATGGAGATCCTTTATGCCTCAGAGGAGCAG gATACAGTAGAGGAGGCTGAGGGTGACGGACAGGAAGTAGACCAGCAAGGtcaggaggaggaacaggatGAATACTGA
- the mapre2 gene encoding microtubule-associated protein RP/EB family member 2 isoform X2 — MAVNVYSTSITQETMSRHDITAWVNDILCLNYTKVEQLSSGAAYCQFMDLLFPGCISLKKVKFQAKLEHEYIHNFKLLQASFKRMNVDKIIPVEKLVKGRFQDNLDFIQWFKKFYDANYDGKEYDPVAARQGQDAIPPPDPGEQIFNLPKKSHHAASSPTAGASRSTSTTPKTATPTSRPSSAKKVPAITTPAKGEKDLEAQVTQLTEEVNHLQSTLKGVVSERDYYFSKLRDVETLCQEHVDENAELVARLMEILYASEEQDTVEEAEGDGQEVDQQGQEEEQDEY, encoded by the exons ATGGCGGTCAACGTATATTCTACCTCAATTACCCAGGAGACTATGAGCAGGCATGACATTACTGCCTGGGTAAACGATATTCTCTGCTTAAACTATACGAAAGTGGAGCAGCTCTCCTCAG GAGCTGCTTATTGCCAGTTCATGGATCTGCTCTTCCCTGGCTGCATCAGTCTTAAGAAGGTTAAGTTTCAAGCCAAACTGGAGCATGAGTACATCCACAATTTTAAGCTGTTGCAGGCGTCCTTCAAAAGAATGAATGTGGACAAG ATCATTCCTGTAGAGAAACTGGTCAAAGGCAGATTTCAGGACAATCTTGATTTCATCCAGTGGTTTAAGAAGTTTTATGATGCCAATTACGATGGTAAAGAATATGACCCAGTTGCAGCCAGACAGGGTCAGGATGCCATCCCACCACCTGACCCCGGAGAGCAGATCTTTAATCTGCCGAAGAAGTCTCACCACGCAGCCAGCTCTCCCACTGCAG GAGCGTCAAGGTCAACCTCGACCACCCCCAAAACCGCAACACCGACATCCCGACCCTCTTCAGCCAAAAAGGTCCCTGCAATTACAACTCCAGCCAAAGGGGAGAAAGACCTGGAAGCACAGGTCACACAGCTTACAGAGGAG GTGAACCACTTACAGTCGACACTGAAAGGGGTGGTGAGTGAGAGGGACTACTACTTCAGTAAGCTGCGAGATGTGGAGACGTTGTGCCAGGAACATGTTGACGAAAATGCTGAGCTGGTGGCACGGCTAATGGAGATCCTTTATGCCTCAGAGGAGCAG gATACAGTAGAGGAGGCTGAGGGTGACGGACAGGAAGTAGACCAGCAAGGtcaggaggaggaacaggatGAATACTGA